The Pseudomonas sp. FP2309 genomic sequence CTGAACGCGGACTTTATCACGAGCCGGCGTTGATCCTGGTCAAGATGCCGCTGGCCAGTGAGGTCGATGCTGTAGGCATAAACGTTATCCGAGGATTCGCCATGAGCAGCACTTTCTTCATTCCCGCCGTCAACATCATGGGCACCGACTGCCTCGACGAAGCCATGAACGCCATTCGCAACTACGGGTTTCGCAAGGCGTTGATCGTTACCGATGCCGGCCTGGCGAAGGCGGGCGTGGCCAGGATGATCGCCGAGAAACTGGCGATGCAGGACATTGACTCCGTGATCTACGACGGCGCCAAGCCCAACCCCAATGTGGACAACGTCGAAAAAGGCTTGGCGCTGTTGCAGCAAAGTGCCTGTGATTTCGTGGTGTCCCTGGGTGGCGGTTCGCCCCATGACTGCGCCAAGGGCATTGCCTTGTGCGCCACCAATGGCGGGCATATCGGCGACTACGAAGGCGTCGACCAATCGACCAGGCCGCAACTGCCACTGGTGGCCATCAACACCACCGCCGGCACCGCCAGTGAGATGACCCGCTTCTGCATCATCACCGACGAAACCCGCCACGTAAAAATGGCCATCGTCGACCGCAACGTTACCCCGCTGCTGTCGGTCAACGACCCGTCACTGATGGTCGGCATGCCCAAGGGCCTCACCGCCGCCACCGGCATGGACGCCCTGACCCACGCCATCGAAGCCTACGTATCCACCGCTGCCACGCCGATCACCGACGCATGTGCCATCAAAGCCATCGAACTGATCAGCGCCAACCTGCGCCTGGCCGTGCGTGACGGCAGCGACAAAGCCGCGCGCGAAAACATGGCCTATGCGCAGTTCCTCGCGGGCATGGCCTTCAACAACGCGTCCCTGGGCTTCGTACACGCCATGGCCCACCAACTGGGCGGTTTCTACGACCTGCCCCACGGCGTGTGCAACGCGGTGCTGCTGCCCCATGTGCAAAGCTTCAACGCCAGCGTCAGCGCCAAACGCCTGAGCGACGTAGGCCGCGCATTGGGCGCCGACACCCAGGGCATCACCGATGAAGAGGGCGCCCAAGCCGCCATCGCCGCCATTCGCAGCCTGGCCAAAGACGTCGAAATCCCGGCCGGTCTGCGTGAACTGGGCGCCAAGTTGCAGGACATTCCGTTGTTGGCCACCAATGCGTTGAAGGACGCGTGTGGGCTGACCAACCCACGGCGGGCCGACCAGCGTCAGATTGAGGAGATCTTTCGCAGCGCGTTTTGATAGGGGCAGCCTCCAGCCGCACGCGTTAAGCTACAGGTCGAATGCGTTCAACTTGAGCATCAAGCGTGCGGCTTGCCGCTGAGGTCCCCTTATGAGAGTTCTGTTATTCGGCGCCACCGGCATGGTCGGCCAGGGTGTTCTGCGTGAATGCCTATTGGCCGCCGATGTCCAGGAAGTCGTCGCCGTTGGCCGTACGCCCTTGACCCAGGAACACGGCAAGTTGCACCAAGTGCTGCACAGCGACATGCTGGATTTCCATCCTCTGGAAAACCTGTTGCAAGGCTTTGATGCCTGCTTCTTCTGCCTCGGCGTGTCGTCGGCGGGCATGAACGAGGCCCGCTACACCCACCTCACCTACGACCTGACGTTAGTCGCTGCCAGCACCTTGGCGCGGCTCAACCCGCAGATGACGTTTATCTATGTGTCCGGCGCCGGCACCGACAGTTCCGAAGCGGGCAAGTCGATGTGGGCGCGGGTCAAGGGCAAGACCGAGAATGCGTTGCTGCGCTTGCCGTTCAAGGCGGTGTACCTGTTCCGGCCCGGGGTCATTCAGCCATTGCACGGTGTGCGGTCAAAGACGCCGTTGTACCGGGGTTTTTATGCCGTATTCGGCCCGCTGTTGTCATTGCTGCGCCGGGTCAAACCGGGCTGGGTGGTGAGCACCGAGAGCGTTGGCCGCGCGATGTTGCAGGCGGTGCGTCAAGGCGCGCCGCAGGCGGTGGTGGAGCAGGCCGAGATCAACCGCCTGGCCGGCGGGGGGCACTGATGTTGCACAAGAGCCTGGTGCGCCGCCTTGACCTGATCACTCTGCAGCTGTTTGTCGCCGTGTTCGAAGAGGGCACGCTGACTCGCGCCGCCGCCCGCGAAGCCATTGCGGTGTCGGCCGCCAGCAAGCGTCTGATGGAGCTGGAACACGTGCTGGGCGTGAGCCTGTTCGTGCGTCGCGCCAAGGGCATGGACCTGACGGCAGCCGGCGAAACCCTGTTGCACCACGCCCGGCAGATGCTGTTCAACGTCGAAAAAATGGGCCTGGAGTTGGGCGAACACAGCCACGGCGTGCGCGGCTATGTGCGGATGCTGGCCAATCTGTCGGCAATCATTCAGTTCCTGCCCGAAGACCTGCGCGACTTCAGCGAACGGCACCCCGAAATCAAAACCGACCTTGAAGAGCGTCCCAGTACCGGCGTGGTGCAAGGCGTGCTGGACGGGGTGGCGGACCTGGGCATCTGCTCGTGCGACACCGACACCAAAGGCTTGCCCAGCGTGACCTACCGTCTCGACAAACTGGTGGTGCTGATGCCCGCCGATCATCCGCTGGCCGCGCGTGACAGCCTGGCATTCAGTGAAACCCTGGGCAGCGATTACGTGGGCCTGCACGCCGCCAGCTCGATCAATATGCGCACCCATGCCGCTGCACGCGAGGCCGGCGAGATGCTGCGCCTGCGCATCCATGTGCCGGGTTTCGATGCGATGTGCCGCATGGTCCAGGCCAATATGGGCATCGGTATCCTGCCGCAAAAAGCCTATGAGTTATTCGGCCGTGCGCTCGGTTTGCACGCGGTGCCGTTGACCGACGCCTGGTCGGAACGGCGCTTGATCCTGGTGGCGCGTGATGAGGCGCAGTTGTCGCCGGTGAGTCGATTGCTGTTTGACTACCTGAGCCTCTCAACGCCTTCCCTGAAACAGGCTGACAGCCCTTTCCTACGGAAGATTCGCTGAGCGTTCGCGTTTGGCGAACGAACCTTGCCCACTGACGGTTGGATTTCTTCTGCCGCACTCCTCTAGCCTTGGTCCACATTCCAAGAATAAGAGGTACACCCCATGACGGCTCCGTTGAGCGGGATCAAGGTGATCGAGATCGGCACCCTGATTGCCGCACCGTTCGCCGCGCGGCTGATGGCCGAGTTTGGTGCCGAGGTGATCAAGATCGAGTCCCTTGGCCAGGGCGACCCGCTTCGCAAATGGCGAAAGCTGCACGAAGGCACATCGCTGTGGTGGTACCTGCAATCGCGCAACAAGCAGTCCCTGGCGCTGGACCTTAAGTCCAGCGAAGGCCTGGACCTGATCAAACAACTGCTCGGCGACGCCGACGTCCTCATCGAAAACCTGCGCCCCGGCGGTCTGGAGAAACTCGGCCTGGGCTGGGAGGTGCTGCATGCCCTTAACCCCAAGCTGACCCTCGTGCGCATCTCCGGTTACGGCCAGACCGGCCCTTACCGCGACCGTCCAGGCTTCGGGGCGATCGGCGAGGCCATGGGCGGTATCCGTTACACCACGGGTAACCCGGATTCGCCACCGGCGCGGGTGGGGGTGAGCCTCGGTGATTCGTTGGCCTCCTTGCATGGCGTCATCGGCGCACTGATGTCGCTGCTGCGGGTCAAGACCGGCCAGGGCGATGGGCAGATTGTCGACGTGTCCCTGGCCGAAAGCGTGTTCAATCTGATGGAAAGTCTGGTGCCGGAATACGACATGCTCGGCCATGTGCGTGAGCGCAGCGGTGGTACGCTGCCCGGCATTGCGCCGTCCAATACCTACCTGACCGCCGATGGCGCCTATGTGGTGATTGCCGGCAACAGCGACCCCATCTACAAGCGCCTGATGACCACCATCGGCCGCGTCGACCTGGCCGAGGCGCCCGAGTTTGCCCACAACGATGGTCGTGCGGCGCAGAGTGGCGTACTCGATGCGGCGATCACCCACTGGACCAGCAGCCGGCCTATCGAGCAGGTGCTCAGCGCACTGGAAGCCGCCGAAGTGCCGGCCGGGCGTATCTACTCGGTGGCGGACATCGTCAGCGACCCGCACTACCAGGCACGTGACATGTTGCTCAATGCCGAGTTGCCCGGCGGTGTGTCGGTGAAGATGCCGGGCATTGTGCCCAAGCTCTCCGAGACCCCCGGCGCGGTGAACTGGTCAGGCCCGGCGTTGGGGCAGCACACCGACGGCATCCTTGGCAGCCTGGGCCTCAGCGCTGCCGATATTCAACGTCTTAAAACCCGCGGAGTGGTGCAATGATTCAGGACTATGGCGACCCGCTGATCGTGCAGGAAGTCTCGCCGCGCGATGGCCTGCAAATCGAACCGACCTGGGTCGAAACGGCCGACAAGATCGCGCTGATCGACCAACTGTCCCTTGCAGGGTTTTCGCGGATCGAGGCCGGCTCTTTCGTCTCGCCCAAGGCCATCCCGGCGTTGCGCGACGGCGAGCAGGTGTTCCAGGGTATCGAGCGCAGCGCCTCGGTGATTTACGTGGCGCTGATTCCCAACCTCAAGGGCGCCCAGCGCGCCATCGAGGCCCGCGCCGATGAGCTGAACCTGGTGATGTCGGCCAGCCAGACCCATAACCTGGCCAATATGCGCATGCGCTGCGAAGCCTCGCTGGCGGCGTTTGCCGATGTCGTCAGCTTTGCCGCCGACTATCCGGTGCTCCTCAACGGCAGCATCGCCACCACCTTTGGCTGCCCGTTCGAAGGCAGGATCGACGAAGACCGCGTGCTGCAGATCGTGCGGGCTTATCGTGAGCTGGGCATCCAGGGCATCACCCTGGCGGACACCACTGGCATGGCCAACCCGCGCCAGGTGTCGCGCCTGGTCGGACGCGTGTTGCAAGAGGTCCCCGCGGGCGACCTGACCCTGCATTTCCACAACACCCGCGGTTTGGGATTGTGCAATGTGCTGGCCGCTTATGAGGCCGGTGCCCGACGGTTTGACGCGGCGCTTGGTGGCCTGGGTGGCTGCCCGTTTGCGCCGGGGGCGTCGGGCAATATCTGTACCGAAGACTTGGTCAACCTGTGTGAGGAAGTGGGGATTCACACCGGCATCGACCTGCCACACCTGCTGACACTGTCCCGTCGTTTACCCGCCTTGTTGGGGCATGAGTTGCCCGGCCAGGTGGTCAAGGCCGGGCGTAACAGTGACCTGCATCCACCACCGGCGTACATCGCCACGCTGTAACGCCGCACCACACAACAAAAACAACCGGACGCCTGAGAGCAGTCCGCTGGAGAACAACAATGAGCACTAATACGTTAGAGGCCGGCGCGCGCCCGGCAGGTACAGACGATGCCATCAAAGCCGTGGTTAAAAAGGTCGCCTGGCACCTGATGCCGCTGATCATGGTGTGCTATCTGTTCGCCTTCTTCGACCGAATCAACATCAGCTTCGCCAAGTTTCAGCTGCAAGCCGACCTTGGCTTGAGCAATACCGCTTACGGCCTGGGGGCGGGCCTGTTCGTGGTGGGGTACGTGCTTTTTGAAGTGCCGAGCAACATGATGCTGTACAAGGTCGGCGCGCGGCGCTGGATTGCACGGATCATGGTGTCATGGGGGCTTGCGACCGCCGCCATGGTGTTCGTCACGACGGAATGGCAATTCTACGCGCTGCGCTTTTTGATCGGTGCCATGGAGGCCGGTTTTGCTCCGGGCGTGCTGTATTACCTGACGCTATGGTTTCCCCAGGATTTCCGCGGGCGGATTACCTCGATGCTGTTCCTCGCGTCAGCATTCGCGGGGCTGGTGGGCGCGCCGTTTTCCGGGTTGGTGCTGGAGCACTTGGACGGCGCCCTGCAAATGCGCGGTTGGCATTGGTTGTTCCTGCTCGGCGGTTTGCCGTGCATTGCGCTGGCGTGGATGGTGCTGACGCAGTTCAAGGATCGCATCGAAGATGCGCCCTGGCTGAGCCCCGAAGAAAAAACCTTGTTGGCCAGCCGCATTGCGGTGCATGAGGAGCACAAAAAAGGCTCGTTGCTCCAGGCCGTGCGCATACCGGGCTTCCTGATGCTGGGCCTGATCTACTTCCTGATCCAGGTGGCGTCCTACGGCCTCAATTTCTGGGCGCCGCAATTGATCCGCAGCACGGGCATCGAAAGCCCGGTGGTGATTGGTTTGTTGACGGCCATCCCTTACATCTGCGGCGCCATCACCATGATCGTGGTGGGGCGATGGTCTGATGCGACGGGCGAGCGACGCAAATTCGTCAGTGGGTTGGTGGTGCTGGGCGCGATAGGCTTCTTCTGCGCCGGGATTTTTGATAACCACACCACCTTCCTGATCATTGCGCTGGGCTTCCTGGGCGCCGGTATCATCGCGTCGATCCCGACGTTCTGGACCTTGCCGCCCAAACTGCTGGCAGGTGCCGGAGCCGGTGCGGCGGGCGGGATTGCGTTGATCAACACCCTGGGGCAATTGGGCGGTATCGTCAGCCCGGTGATGGTGGGGCGTATCAAGGACATGACCGGCAGCACCACCCCTGCACTCTATGCCATCGGCGTGTTCGCATTGATTGCCGCGGCGCTGCTGATGTGGGGGCTGCCGCAGAAGATGCGTACCTCCGACAAGCGCTGAGGGAGTTTCACGCAGCGGCCAGGGCTTTGGCCGGCGCGCTGCTGAACTGAATCAACGCCACACCGCTGATCAACAGCAACGCCCCGAGCACACGGGGCGTTGTCAGTTGACGCTCAAGCAGGCCAAACAGGCCGAAGTGATCGAGCAGCAGCGAGGCCAGCATCTGCCCGGCCAGGGCCAGGGCGATAAACCCCGACGCGCCCAGCGCTGGCAGCAGCATCAGCGCCAGTGAAATGAAGCACACGCCAAATGCACCGCCGGCCCACATCCACAACGGTGCCTGGCTGATGAACGTCAGGCTCGGAAAGGGCAGGCGCAGGGCGATTATCACCGGTAGCAACAGGATAATGCTCACCAGCAGCGACGCCAGGGTGGCCCACAAAGGGTGGCCGAGCCCGCGCCCGAGGTTGGCGTTGATCGCACTTTGAAACGGCACCACGGCCCCGGCAATCACCGCCAGCGTCAACACTCCTGCCCAATGCCACGTTGTCATGTCGAATCTCCCAGAGGTTTTGCTGGACTCTAGGTTATTCGTCGCGCAAATTTAAATTCCAAATAGTTATGCCGGCCATGCAGCTTATGAATGATCTTCGCCGTGTCGACCTTAACCTGTTGGTGATCCTCGACGCTTTGCTCTGCGAGCAACACGTCACCCGCGCCGCCGAGCGCTTGCATCTGAGCCAGCCCGCAGTCAGCCACGCCTTGGCGCGCTTGCGCGACTTGCTGGGTGATCCGTTGCTGGTGCGCCAGGGCGGCACATTGGTCCCCACCGCTCGCGCTCTCGAGTTGACCGCACCGCTGACTGAAGCCCTGGCCCAGGTGCAGGCGCTGCTGGCGCCTAACCGTTTTGAGCCGGCCTCGGCCAAACGTCGCTTTCGTGTGGCGATGTCGGACTACAGTGCGGCGATTTTCTTGCCCAAATTGGTCCGCATGCTACGCCTTGAAGCGCCGGGCATCGATTTGCAGATTATCCAGGCCAGCCGCGAAGGCATGGTGGACGGCGTGCTCAATGGCGACCTCGACCTGGCGGCGGGTGTGTTCCCTGACATGCCCGCGGAACTGCGCACGACGCCGTTATTCGAAGAGCACTACACCTGCCTGGTGGACCGCAACAGCCTGCCAGAAAACGCCACCCTTGATCTGCCCACCTACCTGTCGCGACCCCATGTGCTGTTGGAGATGCGTGGCAGCGGAACCCCGGAAATCGAACGGGCGTTGACCCTCATTCGTGAGCGGCGGCATGTGGCGATCAGCCTGCCGCACTGGGGCGTGGCGCCGCAGTTGATTGAGGGCACGGACCTGATCCTGACCGTATCGTCGCGAGGGCTGTTGCATATCGATCCGCCATTGTTGGCCGTGCCGCCGCCGTTTCATATTCCCTCGTTTGCGTTCGAGCTGGCCTGGCATGCGCGGCGGGGAGGCGATTCGGGGCTGCAGTGGTTGATCGGGCGCGTGCAGGGTGTGTTGGCGTAGACCTTGGTACGGGCAATCAGCGTGGTCGTTTTTAACGGCGAGAACATGCAGAATTCATCCACTTGATTACTCTTCAGAGTCGCGCCCATGACCCCATCTCTGCTGCTCGCTGTCCTTGCTTCGGGCTTTATTTACGGCATTACCCCTGGCCCCGGCGTCCTGGCCGTGTTCGGTATCGGCGCCGCCCGTGGGCGTCGCGCCGGCGCGGGGTTTTTGTGTGGGCATTTGCTGGGTGACGTGGTGTGGTGCAGTACGGCGCTGATTGCGATTGTCGGCGCGCGGGAAGTCGGCAGCACTGCATTCGATGTGCTCGGCGTGCTGAGCGGGCTGTACTTGTTCTGGCTTGGCTGGCGCGCGATACGCACCCAGCGCCGCAGCA encodes the following:
- a CDS encoding LysR family transcriptional regulator, whose amino-acid sequence is MQLMNDLRRVDLNLLVILDALLCEQHVTRAAERLHLSQPAVSHALARLRDLLGDPLLVRQGGTLVPTARALELTAPLTEALAQVQALLAPNRFEPASAKRRFRVAMSDYSAAIFLPKLVRMLRLEAPGIDLQIIQASREGMVDGVLNGDLDLAAGVFPDMPAELRTTPLFEEHYTCLVDRNSLPENATLDLPTYLSRPHVLLEMRGSGTPEIERALTLIRERRHVAISLPHWGVAPQLIEGTDLILTVSSRGLLHIDPPLLAVPPPFHIPSFAFELAWHARRGGDSGLQWLIGRVQGVLA
- a CDS encoding NAD(P)H-binding protein; translation: MRVLLFGATGMVGQGVLRECLLAADVQEVVAVGRTPLTQEHGKLHQVLHSDMLDFHPLENLLQGFDACFFCLGVSSAGMNEARYTHLTYDLTLVAASTLARLNPQMTFIYVSGAGTDSSEAGKSMWARVKGKTENALLRLPFKAVYLFRPGVIQPLHGVRSKTPLYRGFYAVFGPLLSLLRRVKPGWVVSTESVGRAMLQAVRQGAPQAVVEQAEINRLAGGGH
- a CDS encoding LysR family transcriptional regulator, with the translated sequence MLHKSLVRRLDLITLQLFVAVFEEGTLTRAAAREAIAVSAASKRLMELEHVLGVSLFVRRAKGMDLTAAGETLLHHARQMLFNVEKMGLELGEHSHGVRGYVRMLANLSAIIQFLPEDLRDFSERHPEIKTDLEERPSTGVVQGVLDGVADLGICSCDTDTKGLPSVTYRLDKLVVLMPADHPLAARDSLAFSETLGSDYVGLHAASSINMRTHAAAREAGEMLRLRIHVPGFDAMCRMVQANMGIGILPQKAYELFGRALGLHAVPLTDAWSERRLILVARDEAQLSPVSRLLFDYLSLSTPSLKQADSPFLRKIR
- a CDS encoding CaiB/BaiF CoA-transferase family protein is translated as MTAPLSGIKVIEIGTLIAAPFAARLMAEFGAEVIKIESLGQGDPLRKWRKLHEGTSLWWYLQSRNKQSLALDLKSSEGLDLIKQLLGDADVLIENLRPGGLEKLGLGWEVLHALNPKLTLVRISGYGQTGPYRDRPGFGAIGEAMGGIRYTTGNPDSPPARVGVSLGDSLASLHGVIGALMSLLRVKTGQGDGQIVDVSLAESVFNLMESLVPEYDMLGHVRERSGGTLPGIAPSNTYLTADGAYVVIAGNSDPIYKRLMTTIGRVDLAEAPEFAHNDGRAAQSGVLDAAITHWTSSRPIEQVLSALEAAEVPAGRIYSVADIVSDPHYQARDMLLNAELPGGVSVKMPGIVPKLSETPGAVNWSGPALGQHTDGILGSLGLSAADIQRLKTRGVVQ
- the yiaY gene encoding L-threonine dehydrogenase, with product MSSTFFIPAVNIMGTDCLDEAMNAIRNYGFRKALIVTDAGLAKAGVARMIAEKLAMQDIDSVIYDGAKPNPNVDNVEKGLALLQQSACDFVVSLGGGSPHDCAKGIALCATNGGHIGDYEGVDQSTRPQLPLVAINTTAGTASEMTRFCIITDETRHVKMAIVDRNVTPLLSVNDPSLMVGMPKGLTAATGMDALTHAIEAYVSTAATPITDACAIKAIELISANLRLAVRDGSDKAARENMAYAQFLAGMAFNNASLGFVHAMAHQLGGFYDLPHGVCNAVLLPHVQSFNASVSAKRLSDVGRALGADTQGITDEEGAQAAIAAIRSLAKDVEIPAGLRELGAKLQDIPLLATNALKDACGLTNPRRADQRQIEEIFRSAF
- a CDS encoding DMT family transporter, with product MTTWHWAGVLTLAVIAGAVVPFQSAINANLGRGLGHPLWATLASLLVSIILLLPVIIALRLPFPSLTFISQAPLWMWAGGAFGVCFISLALMLLPALGASGFIALALAGQMLASLLLDHFGLFGLLERQLTTPRVLGALLLISGVALIQFSSAPAKALAAA
- a CDS encoding hydroxymethylglutaryl-CoA lyase, encoding MIQDYGDPLIVQEVSPRDGLQIEPTWVETADKIALIDQLSLAGFSRIEAGSFVSPKAIPALRDGEQVFQGIERSASVIYVALIPNLKGAQRAIEARADELNLVMSASQTHNLANMRMRCEASLAAFADVVSFAADYPVLLNGSIATTFGCPFEGRIDEDRVLQIVRAYRELGIQGITLADTTGMANPRQVSRLVGRVLQEVPAGDLTLHFHNTRGLGLCNVLAAYEAGARRFDAALGGLGGCPFAPGASGNICTEDLVNLCEEVGIHTGIDLPHLLTLSRRLPALLGHELPGQVVKAGRNSDLHPPPAYIATL
- a CDS encoding MFS transporter; this encodes MSTNTLEAGARPAGTDDAIKAVVKKVAWHLMPLIMVCYLFAFFDRINISFAKFQLQADLGLSNTAYGLGAGLFVVGYVLFEVPSNMMLYKVGARRWIARIMVSWGLATAAMVFVTTEWQFYALRFLIGAMEAGFAPGVLYYLTLWFPQDFRGRITSMLFLASAFAGLVGAPFSGLVLEHLDGALQMRGWHWLFLLGGLPCIALAWMVLTQFKDRIEDAPWLSPEEKTLLASRIAVHEEHKKGSLLQAVRIPGFLMLGLIYFLIQVASYGLNFWAPQLIRSTGIESPVVIGLLTAIPYICGAITMIVVGRWSDATGERRKFVSGLVVLGAIGFFCAGIFDNHTTFLIIALGFLGAGIIASIPTFWTLPPKLLAGAGAGAAGGIALINTLGQLGGIVSPVMVGRIKDMTGSTTPALYAIGVFALIAAALLMWGLPQKMRTSDKR